The genomic stretch TTGTCGCGCTGGTTGTCAGCGAGGATTCGGTCCAGTTTCGAGGTGTTGGTTGGGGTGGACGAACTCATGGGTTCACCTTTGTAGAAGACGAATGACGGTTATCAACAGAGTTTAGCTCAGCCCTTGAGCTTCTCGGCAATCCAGATGGTGTGGCGAGTGCCCTTGTTGCCATGGGCGAACACCTGCACCTCTTCGGCCTTGAAGCCGGCTTTTTTCAGTTTGTCGGAAAACTGCCGGTCGGCACTGGCCGACCACACGGCCAGCACGCCCTTGGGGCGCAGGGCCTTGGCGCAGGCGGCCAGGCCACCGGCGGAGTACAGCCAGCTGTTGGCTTTCTGGGTCAGGCCTTCGGGGCCGTTGTCGACGTCGAGCATGATCGCGTCGAAGCCCTGGGGTTCGGCTTGCAGGACCTTGGCCACGTCTTCCATGCGGATCACCGTGCGCGGGTCCAGTAGCGGCTTGCCGGCTTTCTCGCCCAGAGGGCCACGGTTCCACTCCACCACCCCCGGCACCAGCTCGGCGACCACCACTTCAGCGCTCTTGCCCAGGTGCTTGAGCGCCGAGGCGAGGGTGAAGCCCATGCCCAGGCCGCCGATCAGCACCCGCGAGTTCGGCCGGCCAGCCACCTTGCGGCAGGGAATCTCCGCCAGGGCGTCTTCGGAGCCGTGCATGCGGGTGTTCATCAGTTGCCCGCCATCGCCGCCCTGGATCTTGATGACGAAATCCTCGCCGTACTCGAACAGGCACAGGGCTCCGCCGTTTTCGGGGATTGGGGTGGTGTCGAGCAGAACGAAACGTTTCATGGGAATCTCATTGGGAAAACTGGCATTGATCAGGGCATTCTTGCGCGGTTGGGAGTAGCCTTGAAGCATCAAGCAAGGGCAACGGAGCCATTGATGAAGCGCACCATTCTAACGGTCATTGTGTTGGCCGCGCTCTCGATTAGTGCGGGTCACGCGCAAGAGTTGCAGGCAATCCCGGTTACCCCTTCAGCGGCCCCCGGCTCTCCCGGCACCGCAACCCCCACGCCTTATCCGCAGATCACCCCCACGCCAGTGCCCAAGGCCGGCAGTGGCAGCAGCCGTGAGCTGCTGTTGCCGCCTATCGAAAAGCCCAATCCGCCCAAGGCCCAGACCTTGCCGGGGCTGGAACCAACCCCGGCAAAGAGCAAGACCCCGGGCGGTTGAAACGCCGATAGGGCGCCTCAGGCGATCCCCAATACCTTGAACACAAAGGCGTATTCCAGGGCCACGTCGCGCAGGCCCTGGTAACGCCCGCTCATGCCGCCGTGCCCGGCACCCAGTTCGGTCTTGAGCAGCAACAGGTTGTCGTCGGTCTTGGTCACCCGCAGTTTCGCCACCCACTTGGCGGCTTCCCAGTACTGCACGCGGCTGTCGTTGTAGCCGGCGATCACCAGGGTCGCCGGGTAGGCTTGCGCGCGGACGTTTTCGTAAGGGGCGTAGGCCTTGATGCGTGCATGGACCTCGGGCTCTTGCGGGTTGCCCCACTCATCGTATTCGGTGACGGTCAGCGGCAGGTCCGGGTCGAGCATGGTGTTGAGCACGTCGACAAAGGGCACTTCGGCAATGGCCGCGGCGAACAGCTCCGGGCGTTGGTTGAGCACCGCGCCGATCAACAGGCCTCCGGCGCTGCCACCGCTGATCACCAGTTGCGCAGCGCTGGTGAAGCCGTTGGTGATCAGGTGTTCGGCGCAGGTGATGAAATCGTCGAAGCTGTTCTGCTTGTGTTGCTGTTTGCCGGCGCGGTACCAGGCTTCGCCCAGCTCACCGCCACCGCGGACATGGGCGATGGCGAAGGCCACGCCACGGTCCAGCAGGCTCAGGCGCGCATGGGAGAACCACGGGTCGAGGCTTTCGCCATAGGCGCCGTAGCCATAGAGGTAGAGCGGGGTCGGCTGGCCGAGCATTTCGCGCTTGACCACCAGGCTGATCGGCACCTGGGTGCCATCCGGGGCCGTCGCCCACAGGCGCTGGCTGACATAGGCGTCTGCATCGAACGGGCCGAGCACCGGGGTTTCCTTGAGGACGTGCTGCGCGCCGCTGGCCAGTTCCAGCTGGCGTACCTGGGCCGGGCGATTCAGCGCTTCATAACGCAGGCGGATCCGGTCGCTGACAAACTCCAGGCTGTTCTGTACATACAGGCTGTAGGCCGCGTCCGGCAGTTGCACGCGATACGTCGGCAGGCCCTGTGGGTGAACTTCGATTATCGGCAAGCCGCCGATCCGCAGGCTCAGGGTCATGGCGCTGGCGTTCAGGCTCAGGCCTTCGAGCATGACCTCGTCACTGTGGGGGATCAGGTTCTGCCACTGGTCCTCGCTCGGCACCCGTCCCGTGTCCGGGGCCTGGTACAGGGCGAAGTTGATGCCATCGCGGTTGGTGCGGATCAGCCAGCTCCATTGCCCGTCGAGCAGGCCGTGATCGACGTCGTACTCATGGTCTTCGACCCGCGGCGCCAGGCAACTGAAGGCCTGCTGCGGCTGGGAGGCATCGAGTGCCCAGACTTCGCTGGTGGTCTTGCTGCCCAGCGACAGCAGCAACTGGCGCTCGGAGCTGGCGCGATAACAATGCAGGAAAAACCGCCCGTCGGGCTCATGGAACACTTCTTCGGCCACCGTGCCGTCCAGGCGGTAGCGGTACAGCTTGTGCGGGCGATGGGTGTCGTCGAGCTCGGCGAAGAACAGCGTCAGGCTGTCGTTGGCCCAGGTCATGCTGCCGTCGCAATCCTCGAACGCAAGCTCGCTGACCTTGCCGCTGGCCAGTTCCTTGACGAACAGGGTGTAAATCTCCTCGCCGGTGGTGTCGAGGCTGTAGGCCAGGCGCCGGTGGTCGGGACTGATGCTGAAGGCGCCCAGGGAGAAAAAGCCGCCGTTGGCCAGCACGTTGGGGTCCAGCAGCAATTCTTCGGCGCTTTCATCGACCTGCAAACCGTCATCGGCCGGGCGTGGGCAGCGGTAATGCCGGGCGTACTCGTCACCGGCGGTGGTGCGGGTGTAGTACAGGTACGGACCCCAAGGGGAGGGCAGCGACAGGTCGGTCTCGAGAATCCGCCCCTTGATTTCGTTGAACAGGCTTTCACGCAGCTCGGCCTGGTCGGCCAGCATGGCTTGCTGATAGGCGTTTTCGGCCTTGAGGTAGTCGAGCACGGGCGCCGTGTCCCGTTCCTGCAGCCAGGCGTACGGGTCATCCCCGTCGGCCTTGTGGGCAATCGGGGCGCTACTGGCGTGGGCACAATGGGGCATGGGTGGCTCTCGGCAAGTGTGCAAAAAGGGCTTCACGGACAGCGGTGCAGCCTGATCAGTGAAAAGCCGTTATCATAAGCGCCTCTTTGCCTGCCATGCCATGGACACCATGACCGAGAACGACTATCTGATCGCTTGGGGCCTCTACGCCTTTGCCGCTTTGGGCTGCCTGTTGGTGTGGATGCGCATGACCCGCTGGATGTGGCGCTACTTGCGTGAGCCGCTGCGCCTGATCATGGCGGTGCTGTTGTTCAGCCCGACCATCATCGACCCGGTGAAGGAAAAATTCGCCCCGGCCATCGCCATTACCGCCCTCGACCTGCTGTTCAAGGTCGGCAACAACGCCTGGCGCGCCATCTCCGACCTGTTCATGTACGGCATCATCGCCCTCGCGCTGTACCTGGTGTTCGTGCTGATCCGTCTGCC from Pseudomonas sp. S04 encodes the following:
- a CDS encoding spermidine synthase; its protein translation is MKRFVLLDTTPIPENGGALCLFEYGEDFVIKIQGGDGGQLMNTRMHGSEDALAEIPCRKVAGRPNSRVLIGGLGMGFTLASALKHLGKSAEVVVAELVPGVVEWNRGPLGEKAGKPLLDPRTVIRMEDVAKVLQAEPQGFDAIMLDVDNGPEGLTQKANSWLYSAGGLAACAKALRPKGVLAVWSASADRQFSDKLKKAGFKAEEVQVFAHGNKGTRHTIWIAEKLKG
- a CDS encoding S9 family peptidase: MPHCAHASSAPIAHKADGDDPYAWLQERDTAPVLDYLKAENAYQQAMLADQAELRESLFNEIKGRILETDLSLPSPWGPYLYYTRTTAGDEYARHYRCPRPADDGLQVDESAEELLLDPNVLANGGFFSLGAFSISPDHRRLAYSLDTTGEEIYTLFVKELASGKVSELAFEDCDGSMTWANDSLTLFFAELDDTHRPHKLYRYRLDGTVAEEVFHEPDGRFFLHCYRASSERQLLLSLGSKTTSEVWALDASQPQQAFSCLAPRVEDHEYDVDHGLLDGQWSWLIRTNRDGINFALYQAPDTGRVPSEDQWQNLIPHSDEVMLEGLSLNASAMTLSLRIGGLPIIEVHPQGLPTYRVQLPDAAYSLYVQNSLEFVSDRIRLRYEALNRPAQVRQLELASGAQHVLKETPVLGPFDADAYVSQRLWATAPDGTQVPISLVVKREMLGQPTPLYLYGYGAYGESLDPWFSHARLSLLDRGVAFAIAHVRGGGELGEAWYRAGKQQHKQNSFDDFITCAEHLITNGFTSAAQLVISGGSAGGLLIGAVLNQRPELFAAAIAEVPFVDVLNTMLDPDLPLTVTEYDEWGNPQEPEVHARIKAYAPYENVRAQAYPATLVIAGYNDSRVQYWEAAKWVAKLRVTKTDDNLLLLKTELGAGHGGMSGRYQGLRDVALEYAFVFKVLGIA
- a CDS encoding MFS transporter, whose product is MDTMTENDYLIAWGLYAFAALGCLLVWMRMTRWMWRYLREPLRLIMAVLLFSPTIIDPVKEKFAPAIAITALDLLFKVGNNAWRAISDLFMYGIIALALYLVFVLIRLPIERAAKARKQQSAAAQAAAQAADPEDDQPFGGAGDDRYGRPPVPSNPQRSRVEPRL